A region of Tachyglossus aculeatus isolate mTacAcu1 chromosome X4, mTacAcu1.pri, whole genome shotgun sequence DNA encodes the following proteins:
- the GRAMD2B gene encoding GRAM domain-containing protein 2B isoform X3: MTDPPPDAEDFKPARPLSKRESKAGLCPSESENGVEEKKKAGKSPTTQPPTPSSEADSLEQKKNNAPSWMKTSIEGPSLTGEKYDSKMDSKTDSKPDRKKSFSTSQFKANVHFHKLFLEVSKEEPLRQSFTCALQKEILFQGKLFISENWICFHSFFGKDTKICIPAPSVTLIKKTKTALLVPNALIIATVTDKYVFVSLLSRDTTYKLLKSVCRHLENTSVGNSPNPSSAENSFRADRPTSLPLDFNEEFSDLDGVVQQRRQEMEEFSSSGSQTPESENFQDFHMTEAQAVLKVLKREVKPIRADKSQGPEGKPQTFSRQAANFGTYGFFYKSQKYLSLRHILIFYAVIVCALIVSTFYMRYKINALEERLGSLASFLESHNAGRKMSGVGSQVLTNPDFVCEELTANIIKLEKIQNNLQKLLENDN; encoded by the exons CTCAGAGTCAGAGAATGGtgtggaagagaagaaaaaagctGGCAAATCACCCACCACCCAGCCACCAACGCCCTCAAGTGAAGCGGACTCATTGGAGCAGAAGAAAAACAATGCTCCAAG TTGGATGAAGACCAGTATCGAAGGCCCCTCCTTAACTGGTGAAAAGTATGATTCTAAAATGGACAGCAAAACTGACTCTAAACCCGATCGGAAAAAATCATTCTCCACAAGCCAG TTTAAGGCAAATGTCCACTTTCACAAGCTGTTTCTGGAAGTCTCCAAAGAGGAACCCCTGAGGCAGA GTTTTACCTGTGCTCTGCAGAAGGAAATCCTGTTCCAAGGAAAGCTTTTCATATCAGAAAATTGGATttgtttccattctttctttggCAAAGACACAAAG ATCTGTATCCCTGCACCCTCAGTTACATTAATAAAGAAAACCAAAACTGCCCTTCTAGTGCCAAATGCTCTGATTATCGCAACAGTCACCGACAAG TATGTATTCGTTTCCTTACTCTCCAGAGATACAACCTACAAGTTGTTAAAATCAGTGTGTAGACACTTAGAA AATACAAGTGTTGGCAATAGCCCCAATCCTTCTTCTGCTGAAAACAGCTTTCGTGCCGATCGCCCCACGTCCCTGCCCCTG GATTTCAATGAAGAGTTCTCAGATCTGGACGGTGTAGTGCAGCAAAGAAGGCAAGAGATGGAAGAATTCAGCAGTTCTGGGTCTCAAACCCCAGAATCCGAAAACTTTCAAG ATTTCCACATGACGGAGGCCCAGGCTGTTTTGAAAGTCCTCAAGAGGGAGGTAAAACCAATACGGGCAGATAAGAGCCAGGGGCCTGAAGGAAAACCCCAGACCTTCTCCAGACAGG CAGCAAACTTTGGAACCTATGGATTCTTCTATAAATCTCAGAAATATCTGTCTCTCCGCCATATTCTCATTTTCTATGCAGTTAT TGTCTGTGCCCTTATCGTCTCTACCTTCTACATGAGATACAAAATCAATGCTCTAGAGGAGCGACTTGGGTCCCTGGCCTCCTTCCTAGAATCCCACAATGCCGG AAGGAAAATGTCAGGTGTGGGATCTCAGGTGCTTACCAACCCGGATTTTGTCTGTGAAGAGCTAACAGCTAACATAATAAAATTAGAAAAG ATACAAAACAACCTGCAGAAGCTGCTCGAGAATGACAACTGA
- the GRAMD2B gene encoding GRAM domain-containing protein 2B isoform X2 yields MRSKHSSSDTVFHFDIQPSQQESKNGSTFSPIKSVNSVFLSSESENGVEEKKKAGKSPTTQPPTPSSEADSLEQKKNNAPSWMKTSIEGPSLTGEKYDSKMDSKTDSKPDRKKSFSTSQFKANVHFHKLFLEVSKEEPLRQSFTCALQKEILFQGKLFISENWICFHSFFGKDTKICIPAPSVTLIKKTKTALLVPNALIIATVTDKYVFVSLLSRDTTYKLLKSVCRHLENTSVGNSPNPSSAENSFRADRPTSLPLDFNEEFSDLDGVVQQRRQEMEEFSSSGSQTPESENFQDFHMTEAQAVLKVLKREVKPIRADKSQGPEGKPQTFSRQANFGTYGFFYKSQKYLSLRHILIFYAVIVCALIVSTFYMRYKINALEERLGSLASFLESHNAGRKMSGVGSQVLTNPDFVCEELTANIIKLEKIQNNLQKLLENDN; encoded by the exons CTCAGAGTCAGAGAATGGtgtggaagagaagaaaaaagctGGCAAATCACCCACCACCCAGCCACCAACGCCCTCAAGTGAAGCGGACTCATTGGAGCAGAAGAAAAACAATGCTCCAAG TTGGATGAAGACCAGTATCGAAGGCCCCTCCTTAACTGGTGAAAAGTATGATTCTAAAATGGACAGCAAAACTGACTCTAAACCCGATCGGAAAAAATCATTCTCCACAAGCCAG TTTAAGGCAAATGTCCACTTTCACAAGCTGTTTCTGGAAGTCTCCAAAGAGGAACCCCTGAGGCAGA GTTTTACCTGTGCTCTGCAGAAGGAAATCCTGTTCCAAGGAAAGCTTTTCATATCAGAAAATTGGATttgtttccattctttctttggCAAAGACACAAAG ATCTGTATCCCTGCACCCTCAGTTACATTAATAAAGAAAACCAAAACTGCCCTTCTAGTGCCAAATGCTCTGATTATCGCAACAGTCACCGACAAG TATGTATTCGTTTCCTTACTCTCCAGAGATACAACCTACAAGTTGTTAAAATCAGTGTGTAGACACTTAGAA AATACAAGTGTTGGCAATAGCCCCAATCCTTCTTCTGCTGAAAACAGCTTTCGTGCCGATCGCCCCACGTCCCTGCCCCTG GATTTCAATGAAGAGTTCTCAGATCTGGACGGTGTAGTGCAGCAAAGAAGGCAAGAGATGGAAGAATTCAGCAGTTCTGGGTCTCAAACCCCAGAATCCGAAAACTTTCAAG ATTTCCACATGACGGAGGCCCAGGCTGTTTTGAAAGTCCTCAAGAGGGAGGTAAAACCAATACGGGCAGATAAGAGCCAGGGGCCTGAAGGAAAACCCCAGACCTTCTCCAGACAGG CAAACTTTGGAACCTATGGATTCTTCTATAAATCTCAGAAATATCTGTCTCTCCGCCATATTCTCATTTTCTATGCAGTTAT TGTCTGTGCCCTTATCGTCTCTACCTTCTACATGAGATACAAAATCAATGCTCTAGAGGAGCGACTTGGGTCCCTGGCCTCCTTCCTAGAATCCCACAATGCCGG AAGGAAAATGTCAGGTGTGGGATCTCAGGTGCTTACCAACCCGGATTTTGTCTGTGAAGAGCTAACAGCTAACATAATAAAATTAGAAAAG ATACAAAACAACCTGCAGAAGCTGCTCGAGAATGACAACTGA
- the GRAMD2B gene encoding GRAM domain-containing protein 2B isoform X1, producing the protein MRSKHSSSDTVFHFDIQPSQQESKNGSTFSPIKSVNSVFLSSESENGVEEKKKAGKSPTTQPPTPSSEADSLEQKKNNAPSWMKTSIEGPSLTGEKYDSKMDSKTDSKPDRKKSFSTSQFKANVHFHKLFLEVSKEEPLRQSFTCALQKEILFQGKLFISENWICFHSFFGKDTKICIPAPSVTLIKKTKTALLVPNALIIATVTDKYVFVSLLSRDTTYKLLKSVCRHLENTSVGNSPNPSSAENSFRADRPTSLPLDFNEEFSDLDGVVQQRRQEMEEFSSSGSQTPESENFQDFHMTEAQAVLKVLKREVKPIRADKSQGPEGKPQTFSRQAANFGTYGFFYKSQKYLSLRHILIFYAVIVCALIVSTFYMRYKINALEERLGSLASFLESHNAGRKMSGVGSQVLTNPDFVCEELTANIIKLEKIQNNLQKLLENDN; encoded by the exons CTCAGAGTCAGAGAATGGtgtggaagagaagaaaaaagctGGCAAATCACCCACCACCCAGCCACCAACGCCCTCAAGTGAAGCGGACTCATTGGAGCAGAAGAAAAACAATGCTCCAAG TTGGATGAAGACCAGTATCGAAGGCCCCTCCTTAACTGGTGAAAAGTATGATTCTAAAATGGACAGCAAAACTGACTCTAAACCCGATCGGAAAAAATCATTCTCCACAAGCCAG TTTAAGGCAAATGTCCACTTTCACAAGCTGTTTCTGGAAGTCTCCAAAGAGGAACCCCTGAGGCAGA GTTTTACCTGTGCTCTGCAGAAGGAAATCCTGTTCCAAGGAAAGCTTTTCATATCAGAAAATTGGATttgtttccattctttctttggCAAAGACACAAAG ATCTGTATCCCTGCACCCTCAGTTACATTAATAAAGAAAACCAAAACTGCCCTTCTAGTGCCAAATGCTCTGATTATCGCAACAGTCACCGACAAG TATGTATTCGTTTCCTTACTCTCCAGAGATACAACCTACAAGTTGTTAAAATCAGTGTGTAGACACTTAGAA AATACAAGTGTTGGCAATAGCCCCAATCCTTCTTCTGCTGAAAACAGCTTTCGTGCCGATCGCCCCACGTCCCTGCCCCTG GATTTCAATGAAGAGTTCTCAGATCTGGACGGTGTAGTGCAGCAAAGAAGGCAAGAGATGGAAGAATTCAGCAGTTCTGGGTCTCAAACCCCAGAATCCGAAAACTTTCAAG ATTTCCACATGACGGAGGCCCAGGCTGTTTTGAAAGTCCTCAAGAGGGAGGTAAAACCAATACGGGCAGATAAGAGCCAGGGGCCTGAAGGAAAACCCCAGACCTTCTCCAGACAGG CAGCAAACTTTGGAACCTATGGATTCTTCTATAAATCTCAGAAATATCTGTCTCTCCGCCATATTCTCATTTTCTATGCAGTTAT TGTCTGTGCCCTTATCGTCTCTACCTTCTACATGAGATACAAAATCAATGCTCTAGAGGAGCGACTTGGGTCCCTGGCCTCCTTCCTAGAATCCCACAATGCCGG AAGGAAAATGTCAGGTGTGGGATCTCAGGTGCTTACCAACCCGGATTTTGTCTGTGAAGAGCTAACAGCTAACATAATAAAATTAGAAAAG ATACAAAACAACCTGCAGAAGCTGCTCGAGAATGACAACTGA